The genomic interval CTTGCGAATTCGAACCGGCTGCCCTGGGCCGGATACTCGAGACGCAGTTGCTTTAAAAAATATTTCAGGACGTTCCGCTGAGTAAACGCGTGCATAAAAATCACCGCCACCCGCATCCTTGGATTCTTCCATTCTAGCCAAGCGACTGGAGTGGTAAGTTACTCCGCAAGCCCAAACCTCCTGGCCTTCGATAGGTGCCAGGCAATCCTCTAAGTTGACTTCCCCGGAGGTCAATTCAGCCGAGCCTAAAAAGCCATACAAATCTTTTTCTCGAAAAAGATCATCCCATCCGGAGTTGAGATAACCACTTTGGTCGTCGCGTTCAAGGTAGGGTCCATTGGGAAGACGGAAGAGTTTGTAGGGATTTGGCATGTTTTAATTAACGGTTTTCTTTTGAAGTACGAGCTATTGTGGAGGGTGCTTGTTCCAAACTCCAGTAATTCTTTTAGTTGATTTTTAAGCCGGTCCGGTTCTGGGCATCGGGATAGGCTCTATGCCTAACTCCGCATCCAGCAATTTGCGGATGAGTTCTGCTTTTAAGGCGACCGCCTCTGGATCGTCCCAAAGATTGTTAATTTCCCCCGGGTCTTCTTGAAGATCAAATAGTTCACCATAGTTACGCTTCCAATACACACTTAGCTTGTAACGTTCGTTGATGTAAGTTTTGAGGTGTATAGTGTGTGGTTGATGACGGTTCTCAACCAGGACGTGATCCCGAACCGAGCCCACATCTCCCAACCAGCTTGGTAATTGGTTTTCTCCGGTCATGCTGCGCGGAACATCCAGTCCGCAGGCATTTAGAAAAGTGGGGGCCAAATCTACCAGACTTTGCAGAGATGCGTTTTCAGCATTGGCTGGAATCCTATTCGGCCAGCTTGCAATAAAAGGAACCTTTACCACGTCTTCGTAGTGAAAAGGACCCTTTGCGTTTAGTCCATGATGACCGTAAAAATGTCCGTGATCAGAGGTGAATACAATCAGGGTGTTTTCCGTCAAACCGAGCTCATCCAATTTATCTAGAATCTGACCTATGTATTTATCCATACAACTGATCATTCCGTAATAGATGGCGATATCTTTGGCCAACGATTCTTTATCTTGCAGATGAGAGCAACAGCCATGCATCTCAGCTCCCTCCTCTTCCTTCCAATCTGAAAAATCGGGATTCTCTTCCTGTGTTTTTCGAAAGTGCTCCGGGTTTTTGTCATGCTCACCGGGTGTAACCTGTGGCACGGTTACATCTGCCGGATTGTACATCTTATCCCAAGGTTCCGGGATAAGGTAGGGCGGATGTGGATCAAAGAAGCTGGACCAGAGAAAGAAGGGTTCGTCGGCTGCTGCATATTCTTCAAGTAATGCATTCGATCGTTCGGCAATCCAGGTGTTATAATGATACTCCTCAGGAATAGTCCAGGTGTGTTTCTGTGGCTGTGTTTTTTCGCCCGGATCATTAAAATCAAAATAGGGATTTCCATCCTTACCGCCCCAATTATTCTGGAAATGTTTTTTCCAATCCTTGAGTCCTTTATCTTCCATCCAGAGCGCGTAGTGCTGCCCAGCGTGGCACTCGTCCGCGTGATTACGAGCAAGCTCCACATGGTCGAATCCGTAAAACGGGCCATCATCCTTTTTCCAATACTCTAGATCACGAAGTAACGGGTACGACTCTTTGGATGGGTATTCTTCAGTCGTAACCAATTGCTGAAAGTGAGCTTTGCCAACCAGGGCGGTCTTGTACCCATTCTTTGAATAAACTTCACCGACGGTTGTGTGGTGTTCGGGGAGTTTGGTTCCAAGAGAATACGCTCCGTGCTGACTCGGATACATTCCGGTTATCATGGACGACCGTGTCGGTGTGCAGGTCGGGTTCGGGCAATAGGCGCGATTGAACAGGGTTCCCCGTTTGGCCAGTCGATCCAGATTGGGTGTTTTTACCTCCGGATTCTGCAGGCCGATAGTGAACCAGTGTTGTTGATCAGATGTTATCCAAAGTACGTTCGGGCGTTTCTCTTCGCTCATTACTCAGGAGCATGGAAAGAGGGCAGGGGAGGTCAATTACGGAAGAATACGAGGACGAAAAATAGGGAAACTGTAGGAGCGGCTTTATGCCGCGATTTTTCCTGTATGAGATTGGGAATTGGGGTAAAAAGCAGCTCCCACAATATTAGTCAGAAGGAACTGTCCGCTCTTGATTTAAAATAACCAATACAATCCGACGAAACCGCAGAGGTAAACGAGAGACCAGAACTTGAAAGAGCCGAGCAATCCAACCCGTTCCAACGTAGCTGCTTGGTCGTCTTTCTCTTCCTGGGTGGTCTTCATGAATGCCAACTCTTCAGTCTTAGGTGCAGGCCGGAATCGACTGCTAACCAGCAGAATCGTGATGTAGCTTAGCACCAGAAAGAAATTAACGTGGTAGAAATGGTTGTTCAGAATGATATCAGGACAGTATGGCTTGAGCGAAGGCAGCGTGGAAATTAAAAGGATTACCGTTCCAATCGTGAAACCTAGTCCCAATGTGACGATAGCGCCGAAGCCATTCACGCGTTTGCTGAATCGACCAATTACATAACAAACGCCTATGCTCGGCAGGAGGTAACTCGACACTTTGTGCATTAACAGATAAACAAGTCCCAAGTGCTGGATAACCGGAGCTGTGATGATTCCCCAGACCAAAATGCTTATGGCCGCAATGCGTCCGACCTTCAAGGCTCTTTCTTCGGTGACCTCCTTTTTAAACAGAGGATAGATGTCGATGGCAAAAATGGAGCTTAACGACATGATGGATGAGTCCAAGGTCGACATGAGTGCTGCTAGAAAACCTGCCAGCACAATCCCGGAGATTCCGATCGGTAAGATCTGTTGAATCAGTGCCGGGTAAGCCCGGTCCGGATTGATGCCGGGAATCAGCTTGAAAGCAAGAATGCCGGGGAACACCAAAACGAAAATGGCGATCAGCTTTAGAAAACCTCCTAACAGCATTCCTAGTTGAGCATTGCGCGTATCTTTGGCCCCCAGTGTTCTTTGAAGTAACTCCTGATTACTGACCGCCCAAAAAAGGCTGATAAAAAATACGCCGGTCATGACCCCCGTAAAAGGCATTTGAGGATGGTCCGATGGAAGCATCAATTCAAAGTGATCGGCCGGGACCGTTTCGAGTAAACCACTGACCCCTCCCACCGCATTCAGGCCAAGAAAAAGAACCAGGAATCCGCCGATAAGAAGCACGATTGATTGAACCAGGTCGGTATAAACCACGGAAGAGAGTCCACCTACAATGGCATAGACTCCTACCGCGATTCCCAGGACCAGCGCGCAAAGAAAGATCTTGCTTTCGTCAAATCCAAACAACTGGAGGATGACCAAGCTGCCTGTGTATAAAATGATCGAGGTCATGAACAATCCGAAGACTGTCATTGTGATGCAATAAATCAGCTTCGAGGACTTGTTATACCGTGTCTCGAGAAATCCCGGAATGGTAAATATCTTTGTCCGCAAGTAAATGGGTATAAAGAATACCGCCGAGAGCATCAGGCAGATGCCTCCGATCAGCTGTGGATTGGCCGCAGCGATCCCTATTTCATAAGCCAGTCCCGACTGACCGACAAATTGCACACTGGAAATATTAGTCGCGAACAAAGAGGTCCCGATCAGCATCCAGGAGAAACTCCTTCCTCCCAGAAAAAATCCCTCGCGGTCTTCATTCGCCCGACGCCCGATCCAAATACCAAATACGAGCACTCCCACCATATAGAAGATGACAATGATTATATCTATTAATTGTAACGACATGGGGTAAGTGTTTCTATCAGATAACTTGTTTTGCTGTAGGAGACATAAGCGGGTTTATCCCGCGATTGCTCGGGAGTCATGGAAGGATCGCGGGATAAACCCGCTCCTACAATTTTATTTTCAATATTATTATCCTTCCCACTCAATCCAACGGTCCATCTTCATAATCACTATCGTTCACCCAAAAGGTCGGCATGCGTTCGCCTTGCATGTAACGCTCATAGAAATTGGCTACCTCAGGGTTCGCACACGGAAATTTTTCAAACATATTCCCATTGCCGAACATCCGTGGATCTCCCTGCTCAGTCAGCTCGGCAAAGAGTTGATCGCGCATGGCTTCTTTGCGCGCACGATATCCCGGATCATTGGCCAGGTTGGTGATGCAGGCAGGATCGCCGATGTAATGATACATCTGCTCGAATGGGCGCTTACCAAATGCCCAGTCCCAGAAGTGGCGTGTATCGGGGTTCCCGCGACACTTGAGGATCTCCGTCTTTGTGGGACTGCCATCGCAGTTCAAATAACCGGTTTCGGGATTTCCGGCGGGCCAACGAGCAGGCTCAAAATTTCTCAAATAAAGAAAATCATCCTTGATGATGCCCCGAATAGGATAACCCTGGTCTTGCGGTCTACCAATGTCGTGACGTTCCTTACCCATTAGGTGGTGGTCGCGATCCGGATTAATCGTTCCTTCGGCATCGGTATTAAAAAATTCGGTCAAGCTTCTTCCCGTTATCGCCTGCATTCCATGAAAAACGATTTGAAATTGGCGGTGTAGTCGTTGCTTGATGTACAGCTTGTTGGCGATTTGCAGATGTGCTCGTTGTAGGGCGTGCCGCACAGATTTCGTGGCTTTCCGTCAACCATGCCCGGATCTCCCGGTGCCCAACCCTTATTGGTTACACCCACGTGGTATCCATGCTCCCCCAGGGTTTCCGCAAAAGTCCTAAACTTGGCCGGGAAATAGGGCATGTGATTACACGCTTCCTCCAACTGTTAGGAATTTCGTCCGGTTAAAATGCAGGCCCGCGATGGCGCGCACTTCGCGTTTGGCGTAAACGTATTCTGAAACAAAATACCGTTTTTTGCTACCCGATCAAATGAAGGGGTATCCACCCAGGGACAGCCGTAGGCACCAAAGTGCATGCCAGCATCATCGGCTATACAAAACAAAATATTAGGTTGTGGCATTGGGGTTTAAAAGAAACGGAAGCGGACCAGATTTTTCTTCCTCGGCCAACTGTTTTCTTTGAAGTCTCGAAGATTGTAGGAGCGGCTTTATGCCGCGATTCGTCTCAATTTCGGTAGTGCATAACCACCAACGAGGATGTACCTAACCTTTTGCTTTTCGAGTAATTCGATGAATTCTAGGAAATGCCTGTTCAGCATACTTTGGCTCCTCTAATTTGTTGATTACTTGAACTGCCTTTAGGCGTTCTTGAGGACTGGCATTTGCCCAGTATTCGCGGTCATTCCGGTCCTCATGCAACCCGCGTTTTCGGACGGTAATCATCCTGAAATCTTCATCCAGACTGGAGATTCTGGCAATCTAAATCCTGTCGGCTCCTTTCTTTTAAGATCACCAATTAAGGACATTATTTCTTTCGATTGTTGCCTTTAGTGCAGGGAAGACTGCCAATGCCTTGGATGAAATCAAACATCCGTTTAGCTAATTCATGACTTGGCTGTATCTGGCCATATGTTCCGGTCTGTTGCTGTGTGTCTACGATTTGCTTTAAAAGCAGTCGGTTAATGGAAACGCTGTCTTACCTGTACTCTTGTTTTCCAATCTGGCTGCTGCCCTGGTTTGGGTTCCCTTGCTGGTTTTAGGTCGGCTGAACCCCGAGATGCTTCCGCATCCCCAATTGCTGGTGGGGCCGATCACCGCGATGGAGCACGGCCTGCTGTTTCTCAAATCTTGTCTGGTTGGTTCCTCCTGGCTGTTCGCCTATTTTGCAGTGAAGCATCTACCTATCAGCATAGCGGGTAGCGTGCGGTCCACAGGTCCGGTATTCACTATTGTAGGTGCTCTGATGCTTTTCTCATTCCCAGTTCCATTGGCGGTGGAGCATACCAGCCATCGGCCTGGCCCTTTTAGTGGCCGACTTTTTCTATTTCAAAGCCATGGCCGACCCGGATGCCATGGTGTCAGTCATTGCCTGCCTTCGGCGGGGAGCCGTTCTGGTAACCTTTTTTGCCGGGACCTTCCTCTTCAAAGAAAAACTCTTTTTCCGAAAGCTTCCTTGTGTGTTAGGAATCCTAGCCGGCATCCTGATAATTCTTACGAGCTAGGCGGACCTAAAACCTGAAGGTATTCGACAAAAAGAACTGCTGCTCGTTGGGGATCCGGATCAACGCCACCCGTCCATCAGGATTGATGGTCACGGGAATATCGTCATTGCCATTCTTTCGGTACAGGTTCCGGGCGTTTAACTGAATACTCCAACCTTCAAACAAGGCGTACTCTTCAGTGCTCAGGCCAACTTCCGTTTCAATGATGCCAGCCTGGATGAATACGAGTATCCATTCAGCCTTTACGGCTCCGGTTTCAATTTGTTCCATTTGGCACACTCAGGAAACGATTTAGGGCCTCTTGACCGCCGGGACTACGTTGGGAGGATTGCGCACGATCTCAACAGTTTCATAGTTGCCCCGAAAGCGGGTAGGTCCCAGAAAGGAAGATTGCTCGTTCTTCAAAAGGACTGAATCCTGGATGGCCAGCCGGTCTTTGATGAGTGTTTGGTTTTAATGAAAACTCTCGGCGGCTCCCAGGTCCTCGAAAAACTGTCGGCAATGCTGGATTTATTGCAAAAATAGCGAGTTATTTGAGATAAGGTTTTCGATATAACCATTGAATATTCGGTTTGACGAACCGAATATTCAATGTAAATTATCACCATGATCATTCGAGAAAAGGCACTGAATTCACTGAGTGGTTTGTTGGAAAGGCACCGAATTGTGGGTTTAATTGGTGCGCGGCAGGTGGGGAAGACAACGCTGGCAAGAGACTATGTTTCGACTCAATCAAGTCCTGTCCATTTCTTTGATCTGGAGAATCCGGAAGATGAAGCCCGCTTGTCGGACCCCATGCTCGCGCTCAAAAACCTGGAAGGACTTGTGGTAATTGATGAGGTGCAGCGGATTCCGAATATTTTCCCCGTACTGCGTGTTCTGGCAGACCGGAAGCCTAACCCGGCTAAGTTTTTAATTTTGGGCAGCGCATCGCCTGCACTGTTAAAGCAGAGTTCCGAGTCTCTGGCGGGCAGGATCTTTTATAACGAACTTGGAGGATTCAGCTTGGATGAAATTGGTTCCAGCAATGGTGAAAAACTATGGTTAAGAGGCGGTATGCCCGAGTCTTTTCTGGCTTCCTCAGAACGACAAAGTTTTGAATACCGGTTGGGTTATACGCGCACATTCCTTGAGCAGGATCTTCCCCAACTGGGTATTTCTGTAAGCTCTACAACCATGAGAAGATTCTGGACCATGTTGGCCCATTATCACGGCCAAACATGGAATGCATCCGAACTTGGCCGGTCATTTGGTGTTGCAGATACCACCGTCCGAACCTATCTGGATCATTTAACGTCTGCACTGGTGGTTAGGCAACTGCAGCCTTGGCACGAAAATATCTCCAAACGGCAGGTGAAAGCACCCAAGGTGTATATCGAGGATAGCGGAGTCTTGCATGCACTTTTGAATCTACCTGAACTGAAGGATTTGGAGTCTCACCCAAAATTGGGCGCATCCTGGGAAGGCTTTGTCCTGAATCAAATCATTCATCAGCTGGATGTTCGTTCCGACGAGTGCTACTTCTGGGCTACCTACAGTGGAGCCGAGCTAGACCTGCTTGTAGTTCGTGGCAGCCAACGGCTTGGATTTGAAATTAAACGCACAAGTGCTCCCAAAATAACGTTATCGATGAGAAGCGCCCTTCAGGATCTAAAATTGACACAGCTCTCCATTATCCATGCAGGCGAGCATTCTTTTGATTTGGATGAGAACATTCGAGCTATTGCTTTGGAGAGGTTGCTCAGTGATCTTCAGCCCATTTAAGTTTATAGTTCCCCGATGCTTGCCTCGGCCAGTTTCACTAAATCTTAGAAAATTCTCTCACGGAGGTAAAGAGAGTACAAAGTGAATAGTAGGCTTGTTATCTAATAGGTAGGGCCATCGCGCATGCATCGCTGTAATGTATGAAGACGAGTCGCCGACTACCCCGAACAGAATACCTTATTGCCGCTAAAGAACTCATAATCCTGCTTCTTCGTGCTCCTTGCGATCTCTTGCGGCTCAGATGTCTCGCAGATATCCACTGGTGGTCACATTGTTGAGCCTGAGTGAAAGGTGCTTTTTTCAAACCCTGCTTTTCATGTATGCTGATGGAAACAAGGGAATCCAGTTTGTGGGTGTTTATTCGCTTTGTGATTCTGGGCCTGATGTTTGCTTGCGCTAATTTATGGGAAGCTAGACTTCCGGCATAAAAACCCAGACCAGGTTCTCTGACTTACTGGAGTGCAACTTACATGGCCAAAGAACCGTGATCGGCGTCCCAACAGCCCAGGCATAGAAGATGATGAGATCGACGGGTTTTTGGATTCTTTGATTCCACGATACCAGATGTCGACTGGCTCAATTATGATGTCAATTGGCTCGGAGGCTTTTCAGCAGAGCATGTGTTCTGTCGAACAGGGCTTTCAAGGCAATTGCAGGTTCTACAAACTCCACATCCTCTACATCCCAGAACGTTATTTTTTCAAGGAATAGTGGAATCCTTTCCTGGGCCATTGACTGATGTTCCACCAGGCTGGTGGCGATGATCAGGTCTGCTGCATTGAGGAGAGTTTCTGTGACTTGCTTCGGATCCCGATT from Verrucomicrobiota bacterium carries:
- a CDS encoding sodium/solute symporter (Members of the Solute:Sodium Symporter (SSS), TC 2.A.21 as described in tcdb.org, catalyze solute:Na+ symport. Known solutes for members of the family include sugars, amino acids, nucleosides, inositols, vitamins, urea or anions, depending on the system.), producing the protein MSLQLIDIIIVIFYMVGVLVFGIWIGRRANEDREGFFLGGRSFSWMLIGTSLFATNISSVQFVGQSGLAYEIGIAAANPQLIGGICLMLSAVFFIPIYLRTKIFTIPGFLETRYNKSSKLIYCITMTVFGLFMTSIILYTGSLVILQLFGFDESKIFLCALVLGIAVGVYAIVGGLSSVVYTDLVQSIVLLIGGFLVLFLGLNAVGGVSGLLETVPADHFELMLPSDHPQMPFTGVMTGVFFISLFWAVSNQELLQRTLGAKDTRNAQLGMLLGGFLKLIAIFVLVFPGILAFKLIPGINPDRAYPALIQQILPIGISGIVLAGFLAALMSTLDSSIMSLSSIFAIDIYPLFKKEVTEERALKVGRIAAISILVWGIITAPVIQHLGLVYLLMHKVSSYLLPSIGVCYVIGRFSKRVNGFGAIVTLGLGFTIGTVILLISTLPSLKPYCPDIILNNHFYHVNFFLVLSYITILLVSSRFRPAPKTEELAFMKTTQEEKDDQAATLERVGLLGSFKFWSLVYLCGFVGLYWLF
- a CDS encoding sulfatase-like hydrolase/transferase, giving the protein MPQPNILFCIADDAGMHFGAYGCPWVDTPSFDRVAKNGILFQNTFTPNAKCAPSRACILTGRNS
- a CDS encoding sulfatase-like hydrolase/transferase, producing MSEEKRPNVLWITSDQQHWFTIGLQNPEVKTPNLDRLAKRGTLFNRAYCPNPTCTPTRSSMITGMYPSQHGAYSLGTKLPEHHTTVGEVYSKNGYKTALVGKAHFQQLVTTEEYPSKESYPLLRDLEYWKKDDGPFYGFDHVELARNHADECHAGQHYALWMEDKGLKDWKKHFQNNWGGKDGNPYFDFNDPGEKTQPQKHTWTIPEEYHYNTWIAERSNALLEEYAAADEPFFLWSSFFDPHPPYLIPEPWDKMYNPADVTVPQVTPGEHDKNPEHFRKTQEENPDFSDWKEEEGAEMHGCCSHLQDKESLAKDIAIYYGMISCMDKYIGQILDKLDELGLTENTLIVFTSDHGHFYGHHGLNAKGPFHYEDVVKVPFIASWPNRIPANAENASLQSLVDLAPTFLNACGLDVPRSMTGENQLPSWLGDVGSVRDHVLVENRHQPHTIHLKTYINERYKLSVYWKRNYGELFDLQEDPGEINNLWDDPEAVALKAELIRKLLDAELGIEPIPMPRTGPA
- a CDS encoding ATP-binding protein, with product MIIREKALNSLSGLLERHRIVGLIGARQVGKTTLARDYVSTQSSPVHFFDLENPEDEARLSDPMLALKNLEGLVVIDEVQRIPNIFPVLRVLADRKPNPAKFLILGSASPALLKQSSESLAGRIFYNELGGFSLDEIGSSNGEKLWLRGGMPESFLASSERQSFEYRLGYTRTFLEQDLPQLGISVSSTTMRRFWTMLAHYHGQTWNASELGRSFGVADTTVRTYLDHLTSALVVRQLQPWHENISKRQVKAPKVYIEDSGVLHALLNLPELKDLESHPKLGASWEGFVLNQIIHQLDVRSDECYFWATYSGAELDLLVVRGSQRLGFEIKRTSAPKITLSMRSALQDLKLTQLSIIHAGEHSFDLDENIRAIALERLLSDLQPI
- a CDS encoding low molecular weight phosphatase family protein yields the protein MKTVLFICTGNYYRSRFAEEVFNHHAQKHGLNWRADSAGLRVPETRHENPGSISHYALDAFKEYRVHSTNHNRDPKQVTETLLNAADLIIATSLVEHQSMAQERIPLFLEKITFWDVEDVEFVEPAIALKALFDRTHALLKSLRAN